One Pseudobacteriovorax antillogorgiicola genomic region harbors:
- a CDS encoding aspartate/glutamate racemase family protein, with the protein MYLAKILVILLLASSLQLSAQDQKLDSALKAFEDVEGSIEDGYLQIRISSRIKEQMHAYYELQNTLAASTPVEWERPIIELFIQSPWASQQRIGLLGGMGPLSDARIIDALGESIDENTLSSMSIHLLSLPPPRTMWQILRGGWNYGYHLQRFMRHNYQKYFLVSNAAHLNHSLISFFSGAHRVFHLPRYVANHMTHRHGIQDSPSLILSTDALRQAKLYQDLLRAKGMQALQLDDSDQGLVSAWIQTVKQGRLSATGKEEFSNFLSQMAEKYKVKSLLLACTELSIAYHYSVTPNSQQGFTIIDSEKLLLNAIQSALQQ; encoded by the coding sequence TTGTACCTTGCTAAAATCCTAGTCATCCTGCTCCTAGCTTCCAGTCTTCAACTTTCAGCACAAGATCAAAAGCTCGATTCTGCATTGAAGGCTTTCGAAGATGTCGAAGGCTCGATTGAAGATGGATATTTACAAATTCGAATCAGTAGCCGCATTAAAGAACAGATGCATGCTTACTACGAACTCCAAAATACCCTTGCCGCATCCACTCCAGTAGAATGGGAGCGCCCCATCATCGAACTATTTATTCAATCCCCCTGGGCATCCCAGCAAAGAATTGGCTTGTTGGGCGGTATGGGGCCTCTCAGTGATGCCCGTATCATTGATGCCCTAGGTGAGAGTATCGATGAAAATACTCTTTCTTCTATGAGTATCCATCTCCTATCCCTTCCCCCACCCCGAACCATGTGGCAAATTCTAAGAGGTGGTTGGAACTACGGCTATCACTTGCAGCGATTTATGCGTCACAACTATCAGAAGTACTTTCTCGTGAGTAATGCCGCGCACCTTAATCACTCCTTGATCTCATTTTTTAGCGGGGCTCATCGGGTCTTTCACCTGCCTCGCTATGTCGCCAATCATATGACACATCGCCATGGGATTCAGGACTCACCAAGCTTGATACTGAGCACTGATGCGCTCCGGCAAGCCAAACTATACCAGGACCTACTTCGCGCCAAAGGTATGCAAGCTTTGCAGCTTGATGACAGCGACCAAGGTCTGGTGAGCGCTTGGATTCAAACCGTGAAGCAAGGCCGCCTCAGCGCTACAGGGAAGGAGGAGTTCTCAAATTTTCTGTCACAAATGGCGGAAAAATATAAAGTAAAGTCATTGCTACTGGCTTGCACTGAACTCTCCATCGCCTATCACTATTCTGTCACACCCAATTCCCAGCAGGGTTTTACGATTATAGACTCGGAAAAGCTTCTCCTAAATGCGATCCAGAGCGCCTTGCAGCAGTGA
- a CDS encoding YbgA family protein, whose product MESYARPKVAISACLLGKEVRYDGTGKKNRWIDTVLRDYVDFKPLCPEMAMGLGTPRETMRVVKDSQAKTLHLVTSKTRQDMTELAKTTVRELLDRDCADVDAFILMANSPMCGLKFVKVYESKNDIPHKDGSGFFAAALRERFPHVPIIEGPRLDDLGQREAFLSHLYMYHSLGAMEASPRALQEFHRAHKFLLLSYSPKLYRQMGPLVAQTSRSNIRESIQGYRKFMAQVFSGTRQTKHGSDALLHIYGFLKEGLRDDEKRYVLESIEQYRKGLYPISLPLKMLSLLNIRQENSYLHKQKIFSPFPLTLQA is encoded by the coding sequence ATGGAATCTTATGCCAGACCAAAAGTTGCAATCAGTGCTTGCCTTCTCGGTAAGGAAGTTCGATACGACGGCACAGGTAAGAAGAACCGGTGGATCGATACCGTGCTGCGGGACTATGTAGATTTCAAACCCCTGTGTCCCGAGATGGCGATGGGTTTGGGTACTCCCCGAGAGACCATGAGAGTGGTTAAAGACTCGCAAGCAAAGACTCTTCATCTGGTCACGAGTAAAACACGTCAAGACATGACTGAGCTCGCAAAAACCACCGTCCGCGAGCTTCTCGACCGGGATTGCGCTGATGTGGACGCTTTTATCCTGATGGCAAACTCACCGATGTGCGGGCTTAAGTTTGTTAAGGTTTACGAGTCCAAGAACGATATCCCCCACAAAGACGGTTCTGGATTTTTTGCAGCAGCTCTCCGCGAGCGTTTCCCTCACGTTCCCATCATCGAAGGTCCTCGCTTGGACGACCTTGGCCAGCGGGAAGCTTTCCTCTCTCATTTATATATGTATCACAGCCTTGGAGCGATGGAAGCAAGCCCGCGGGCTCTGCAAGAGTTTCATCGAGCCCATAAGTTTTTGCTGCTTTCATACAGCCCGAAGCTCTATCGTCAGATGGGCCCATTGGTTGCTCAAACCAGTCGCAGTAATATCAGAGAGTCGATCCAGGGGTATCGTAAGTTCATGGCCCAAGTCTTCTCGGGCACGAGGCAGACCAAGCACGGTTCCGATGCCCTTCTTCATATCTATGGCTTTTTGAAAGAAGGCTTACGGGACGACGAGAAACGCTATGTCTTGGAATCAATTGAGCAGTATCGTAAGGGGCTTTACCCGATTTCTCTGCCTCTTAAAATGCTGTCACTTCTCAATATCCGCCAAGAAAACAGTTACTTACATAAGCAGAAAATCTTCAGTCCGTTCCCTCTAACTCTGCAAGCCTAA
- a CDS encoding response regulator yields MARIMIVEDDPILSKVLSDCLELIGHEPDISCSVTSFTEKIQQAESWDLIITDFCLDTHTCEMVVELALESRIPVMVFTGHDIEEIRSLIPSHVPTFCKVESSHVRSMEKIIAESLTSQHGVA; encoded by the coding sequence ATGGCTAGAATTATGATCGTGGAGGATGACCCCATCCTTAGCAAGGTGTTATCGGATTGTTTGGAACTCATTGGTCACGAGCCTGATATCAGTTGCTCAGTGACAAGCTTTACTGAAAAAATTCAGCAGGCTGAATCTTGGGACTTGATAATCACAGACTTTTGTCTTGATACCCATACCTGTGAGATGGTTGTTGAACTTGCTCTAGAGAGTCGAATTCCCGTAATGGTGTTTACAGGCCATGATATTGAAGAGATACGCTCGTTGATTCCTTCACATGTGCCAACGTTTTGCAAGGTTGAATCGAGCCATGTTCGATCTATGGAAAAGATTATTGCCGAGAGTCTTACAAGCCAGCATGGGGTGGCTTGA
- a CDS encoding glycosyltransferase family 9 protein: MKAVVSPRKILVTCFDNIGDLVFISSVTANLRHHFPNAEIDLWCKEYTSPLAGLIPGVNQVIASDPFWDKSPFRPKGSFKDFLSRWWQVRRSRYDVAVVTGACWRSALFTWLARIPSRIGYQKRKSKIFLNQLIPMFSRHKGVVPELQRLLAPLNCPAHFRHYFINPPAKTLSIELHDQVIGLHPFAGHPRRCANLSFWDQLARHLKSDGRRIVWMGAPQELERLKAEYGYQDQEFYTHYVEGQDLLSMARFIKSCQLFIGHDSGPLHIAGAMEVKTLGLYLPSEYQRTFPQGPAQARWVVKDQPADLQLKDLIPHLDQLLASP; the protein is encoded by the coding sequence TTGAAAGCGGTCGTTTCGCCCCGTAAGATCCTAGTTACCTGCTTTGATAATATTGGCGACCTGGTTTTTATCAGCTCTGTCACCGCCAACCTACGGCACCATTTTCCAAATGCCGAAATTGATCTATGGTGCAAGGAATACACAAGCCCTTTGGCTGGGCTTATTCCTGGAGTCAATCAGGTCATTGCGAGTGATCCATTTTGGGATAAATCACCGTTTCGCCCTAAAGGCTCATTTAAAGACTTTTTAAGTCGTTGGTGGCAGGTCCGTCGCAGCCGCTACGATGTTGCCGTGGTCACCGGCGCGTGCTGGCGCTCAGCCTTATTCACTTGGTTAGCTAGAATTCCATCAAGAATCGGCTATCAAAAACGGAAGTCCAAGATATTTCTTAATCAGCTCATTCCTATGTTCAGTCGCCACAAGGGAGTCGTTCCAGAGTTGCAGCGCTTGCTAGCTCCATTGAACTGCCCGGCTCATTTCAGGCATTACTTTATCAACCCACCAGCGAAGACATTGTCTATTGAACTTCATGATCAGGTCATTGGCCTTCACCCCTTTGCCGGACATCCTCGTCGCTGCGCAAATCTCAGCTTTTGGGATCAGCTTGCCCGCCATTTAAAAAGTGATGGTCGAAGAATCGTGTGGATGGGCGCTCCCCAGGAACTGGAACGTTTGAAAGCCGAGTACGGGTACCAAGATCAGGAGTTCTATACCCATTACGTCGAAGGCCAAGACCTTCTAAGTATGGCTCGATTTATCAAAAGCTGCCAGCTCTTCATTGGTCACGACTCAGGCCCCCTCCATATCGCTGGAGCCATGGAAGTCAAAACTCTTGGTCTTTACCTGCCCAGCGAATACCAACGGACCTTTCCTCAAGGACCTGCCCAAGCTCGGTGGGTCGTCAAAGATCAACCCGCCGACTTGCAGCTAAAAGACTTGATTCCCCATTTGGATCAGCTTCTGGCCAGCCCTTAG
- a CDS encoding lipocalin family protein, translating into MKLMTIACGLVLTSQAAFAGIFPKVVPDLDLPQFLGKWYQIASTDPFFQRDCVCVTAEYEINDNGNVDVINSCRKGAVDGELDVAIGEAKTTRNPAKLNVSFGGFGLPFSNYWVVDLAEDYSYAVISTPFRTPIWILSRTPDMEDELYSDILQNLDERGFRINSINPTLQAGCDN; encoded by the coding sequence ATGAAGTTGATGACAATTGCGTGCGGATTAGTGCTTACCAGCCAGGCAGCCTTTGCAGGGATCTTTCCCAAGGTTGTACCCGATCTCGATCTTCCTCAATTTCTTGGGAAGTGGTACCAAATCGCGTCTACTGACCCATTCTTCCAGAGAGATTGTGTCTGCGTCACAGCCGAATACGAAATCAACGACAATGGCAATGTCGATGTGATCAATAGCTGTCGGAAAGGTGCTGTTGATGGTGAATTAGACGTTGCCATCGGCGAAGCTAAGACCACACGAAACCCAGCTAAGCTAAATGTTTCTTTCGGTGGATTCGGACTTCCATTTTCTAATTACTGGGTCGTGGACCTCGCCGAAGATTATTCTTATGCGGTGATCTCGACTCCATTCCGTACCCCCATTTGGATCCTTTCAAGAACCCCAGATATGGAAGACGAGTTGTACTCCGATATTCTTCAGAATCTAGATGAGCGTGGATTCCGCATTAACAGCATCAATCCCACTCTCCAAGCTGGTTGTGATAACTAG
- a CDS encoding lipase, whose protein sequence is MPYRLFPWIIALGISFLPASLSAEQRNDYSVAFVHGFLGWGDGELGPLNYWGGLDEDLLRDLERDGKEVFAVTVGPVSSNWDRAIEAYYYLKGGRVDYGAAHAAHHSHKRYGRDFPGVFPEWGTVRADGALEKLHFIAHSQGAQTVRQLIHLLAYGDEAERRYAEEHGIPLNPLFKGGKSEWAKSLVTIAGVMDGTTLAPAVEKYIPFIVKFVGAADVLLKKTGLADYVYDLKLDHFDLMPREGEPLTDYFKRFINNPALRGTDHSLYDLAPRGAAAMNRRVPIHPDVYYFSYGTSATYGSWLSGRHKPRSFVTSIFKPFASFLGSCVKNCDDGTSLDNSWLENDAVVNTRSTISPTINSQDPVHSFDQRSAPQPGVWNHLGTLRTFDHMQVVGFGNSWSDPITPFYKDVVALLQSLPQ, encoded by the coding sequence ATGCCATACCGTCTCTTCCCATGGATTATTGCGCTCGGCATCTCTTTTCTGCCAGCATCACTTTCCGCAGAACAACGCAACGATTATTCAGTAGCATTTGTTCACGGCTTTTTAGGCTGGGGTGATGGAGAGCTGGGACCTCTCAATTATTGGGGAGGGCTGGATGAAGATCTTCTTCGCGATCTGGAGCGCGATGGCAAAGAAGTTTTTGCAGTGACCGTCGGTCCGGTGTCCAGCAACTGGGATCGGGCCATCGAAGCCTACTATTACCTTAAGGGTGGTCGTGTTGATTACGGGGCGGCACACGCTGCTCACCATTCTCACAAACGATACGGCCGAGATTTCCCCGGTGTCTTTCCTGAGTGGGGCACTGTGAGAGCTGATGGCGCTCTCGAAAAACTGCATTTTATCGCCCACAGCCAAGGGGCGCAAACGGTAAGGCAGTTGATCCATCTTCTCGCCTACGGTGATGAAGCCGAGAGGCGCTATGCTGAAGAGCACGGCATACCCTTGAATCCATTATTTAAAGGTGGCAAGAGTGAGTGGGCTAAGAGCCTAGTGACCATTGCAGGAGTGATGGACGGCACGACCTTAGCTCCAGCTGTTGAAAAGTACATTCCATTTATAGTCAAGTTTGTTGGGGCTGCCGATGTCCTTCTCAAAAAGACCGGCTTGGCAGACTATGTATACGACCTAAAGCTAGATCATTTCGATCTGATGCCACGGGAGGGTGAGCCTCTTACCGATTACTTCAAGCGCTTTATCAACAACCCTGCCCTTAGAGGAACGGATCATAGTCTCTACGACCTAGCGCCCCGGGGAGCCGCGGCAATGAATCGCCGGGTACCCATCCATCCTGATGTCTATTACTTCTCTTATGGAACCTCGGCGACCTATGGATCATGGTTATCTGGAAGACATAAGCCACGGTCTTTCGTAACGAGTATCTTCAAACCCTTTGCAAGCTTTTTGGGAAGCTGTGTGAAAAACTGCGATGACGGGACTTCACTTGATAATAGCTGGCTTGAAAACGATGCTGTGGTGAATACCCGAAGTACTATCTCACCCACGATCAATAGCCAAGACCCAGTGCACTCTTTCGATCAGCGAAGCGCCCCTCAGCCAGGTGTCTGGAATCACCTGGGCACCCTGCGAACCTTCGATCATATGCAGGTCGTTGGCTTCGGCAACAGCTGGTCGGATCCCATCACACCCTTTTATAAAGATGTCGTGGCCCTGCTGCAAAGCTTACCACAGTAA